A window of the Streptomyces sp. NBC_00250 genome harbors these coding sequences:
- a CDS encoding adenosine deaminase, with amino-acid sequence MTSQTPSVPTADQIRRAPKVLLHDHLDGGLRPGTIIELAREQGYQQLPETEPDKLGIWFREAADSGSLERYLETFAHTCAVMQTRDALFRVAAECAVDLAEDGVVYAEVRYAPEQHLEAGLTLEEVVEAVNEGFREGERQARANGHRIRVGALLTAMRHAARALEIAELANRYRDTGVVGFDIAGAEAGYPPTRHLDAFEYLKRENNHFTIHAGEAFGLPSIWQALQWCGADRLGHGVRIIDDIEVADDGSVTLGRLAAYVRDKRIPLEMCPSSNLQTGAAASFAEHPIGLLRKLHFRATVNTDNRLMSGTSMSREFELLTEAFDYTLDDMLWFTVNAMKSAFIPFDERLAMINEVIKPGYAELKSEWLFQQTATTSESSRIAG; translated from the coding sequence ATGACGAGCCAGACCCCCAGCGTCCCCACCGCGGACCAGATCCGCCGTGCCCCGAAGGTGCTGCTCCACGACCACCTCGACGGCGGACTGCGCCCCGGCACGATCATCGAACTCGCCCGGGAGCAGGGCTATCAGCAGCTCCCCGAGACGGAGCCCGACAAGCTCGGCATCTGGTTCCGCGAAGCCGCCGACTCCGGGTCCCTGGAGCGGTACCTGGAGACCTTCGCGCACACCTGCGCCGTCATGCAGACCCGTGACGCCCTCTTCCGCGTCGCCGCCGAGTGCGCCGTCGACCTCGCCGAGGACGGCGTCGTGTACGCGGAGGTGCGCTACGCCCCCGAGCAGCACCTGGAGGCCGGCCTCACCCTGGAAGAGGTCGTCGAGGCCGTCAACGAGGGCTTCCGGGAGGGCGAGCGGCAGGCCAGGGCCAACGGTCACCGCATCCGTGTCGGTGCCCTGCTCACCGCCATGCGGCACGCCGCCCGCGCCCTGGAGATCGCCGAACTCGCCAACCGCTACCGGGACACCGGCGTCGTCGGCTTCGACATCGCGGGCGCCGAGGCCGGCTACCCGCCCACGCGTCACCTCGACGCCTTCGAGTACCTCAAGCGGGAGAACAACCACTTCACGATCCACGCGGGCGAGGCCTTCGGGCTGCCCTCCATCTGGCAGGCGCTCCAGTGGTGCGGGGCCGACCGGCTCGGGCACGGCGTCCGGATCATCGACGACATCGAGGTCGCCGACGACGGCTCGGTGACCCTCGGCCGGCTCGCCGCCTACGTCCGCGACAAGCGCATCCCGTTGGAGATGTGCCCCTCGTCCAACCTCCAGACCGGCGCCGCGGCCTCGTTCGCCGAGCACCCCATCGGTCTGCTCCGCAAGCTGCACTTCCGGGCCACGGTCAACACCGACAACCGGCTCATGAGCGGGACCAGCATGAGCCGGGAATTCGAGCTGCTGACCGAGGCGTTCGATTACACGCTCGATGACATGCTGTGGTTCACGGTCAATGCGATGAAATCAGCGTTCATTCCTTTCGATGAACGCCTCGCCATGATCAACGAGGTCATCAAGCCCGGATATGCCGAGCTGAAGTCCGAATGGCTGTTCCAGCAGACCGCTACGACCAGCGAGTCTTCCCGTATCGCGGGCTGA
- a CDS encoding GNAT family N-acetyltransferase, protein MTPRPTGPELPRIHAALSAFHRRQAARVVEFPGGFAALDDRYTHSRGNNHLLVDGSTDPEALPERAEELLGHLPYRLVYVIDDEVAAACRGPLERAGYTHAAIYLMRHTGPVPAHGGARHVGLEELRAPASEAWHRFVPGISDEQVHHLVERRAARLGAAEDVRFLAVYTEDGEVASWADLYLDPTAGVARIEDLVTAEKHLGQGHAGRVVDTALHLAAEAGCDLRFLSANKAKWPHRWYGRKGFAVVDTVHCFEKA, encoded by the coding sequence ATGACTCCCCGACCGACCGGCCCCGAACTGCCGCGTATCCACGCCGCCTTGTCCGCCTTCCACCGTCGCCAGGCCGCCCGGGTCGTCGAATTCCCCGGCGGCTTCGCCGCGCTCGACGACCGGTACACCCATTCCCGGGGCAACAACCACCTGCTGGTCGACGGATCGACCGACCCCGAGGCGCTGCCCGAGCGGGCCGAGGAGCTGCTCGGCCATCTCCCGTACCGGCTGGTGTACGTCATCGACGACGAGGTCGCGGCGGCCTGCCGGGGCCCGCTGGAGCGGGCCGGTTACACCCACGCGGCCATTTACCTCATGCGGCACACCGGCCCGGTCCCGGCGCACGGCGGGGCTCGGCACGTGGGTCTGGAGGAGCTGCGCGCGCCGGCCTCGGAGGCCTGGCACCGGTTCGTGCCGGGGATATCCGACGAGCAGGTCCACCACCTGGTGGAACGTCGGGCCGCCCGGCTCGGGGCGGCCGAGGACGTACGGTTCCTCGCCGTGTACACCGAGGACGGCGAGGTGGCGTCCTGGGCCGACCTGTATCTCGACCCGACGGCCGGGGTCGCCCGCATCGAGGACCTGGTCACCGCCGAGAAGCACCTCGGGCAGGGCCACGCCGGACGGGTCGTCGACACGGCACTGCATCTGGCGGCCGAGGCCGGCTGCGACCTCCGCTTCCTGAGCGCGAACAAGGCGAAGTGGCCGCACCGCTGGTACGGGCGGAAGGGCTTCGCCGTCGTCGACACCGTCCACTGCTTCGAGAAGGCGTAG